From the Sphingomonas phyllosphaerae 5.2 genome, one window contains:
- a CDS encoding globin-coupled sensor protein has product MSGSDIIDFEQRLAAFGYDERSYAAFPAVKRAIERHAPTALVALYRYIAAAPRLAGMFQSQARMDHARDKQLQHWRKLFSGPIDRSYAAAASHIGQLHARIGLAPTWYISGYARMLEHVLPRLMLGHLLWPFGARGRARAATALVKASLIDMDIALAAYFESEQAGRRAVIERCGQVFERMAGGDLTATLDGLPGEYQALADSFESMRSQMATTLGVVTRSSTQIRSGSGDIRQASDDLSQRTEQQAASLEETAAAMDEIVTTVRQTAEGASQANRIVGEARNEAEESGQIVRRAVDAMGGIERASAEISEIITVIDGISFQTNLLALNAGVEAARAGEAGRGFAVVASEVRALAQRSADAAKDVKTRILASSDQVGIGVELVNEAGKALERIIVRIGEISELVSRIATSAGQQSVGLQQVNTAVSEMDAVTQRNAAMVEQATAAARTLAAEAETLSREVARFRLDTAPGNAVHRLQARLVTG; this is encoded by the coding sequence GTGAGCGGATCGGACATCATCGACTTCGAACAACGCCTTGCAGCGTTCGGTTACGACGAACGCAGTTACGCCGCCTTCCCGGCCGTCAAGCGCGCGATCGAACGACATGCACCGACCGCGCTGGTCGCACTCTACCGCTACATCGCCGCCGCGCCGCGCCTTGCCGGCATGTTCCAGTCGCAAGCGCGGATGGACCACGCCCGCGACAAGCAGCTCCAGCACTGGCGCAAGCTGTTCTCCGGCCCGATCGACCGCAGCTATGCCGCCGCCGCTTCGCACATCGGACAGCTCCACGCCCGCATCGGGCTCGCACCCACCTGGTACATCAGCGGCTATGCGCGGATGCTGGAGCATGTGCTGCCCAGGCTCATGCTCGGCCACCTGCTCTGGCCGTTCGGCGCCCGCGGTCGTGCCCGCGCCGCGACCGCGCTGGTCAAGGCATCGCTGATCGACATGGATATCGCGCTCGCCGCCTATTTCGAGTCCGAGCAGGCGGGCCGCCGCGCGGTGATCGAACGCTGCGGCCAGGTGTTCGAGCGGATGGCCGGGGGTGACCTTACCGCGACGCTCGACGGGTTGCCGGGCGAGTATCAGGCGCTCGCCGACAGTTTCGAATCGATGCGCTCGCAGATGGCGACGACGCTGGGCGTGGTGACGCGCTCCAGCACGCAGATCCGCAGCGGTTCGGGCGACATCCGCCAGGCGTCCGACGATCTGTCGCAGCGCACCGAGCAGCAGGCGGCCAGCCTCGAGGAAACCGCCGCGGCGATGGACGAGATCGTCACCACCGTGCGCCAGACCGCCGAGGGTGCGTCGCAGGCCAACCGCATCGTCGGCGAGGCGCGCAACGAGGCCGAGGAATCGGGCCAGATCGTCCGCCGCGCCGTCGATGCGATGGGCGGCATCGAGCGCGCTTCTGCCGAGATCAGCGAGATCATCACCGTCATCGACGGTATCTCGTTCCAGACCAACCTGCTCGCGCTCAATGCCGGGGTCGAGGCGGCGCGCGCCGGTGAGGCCGGCAGGGGCTTCGCCGTCGTCGCCTCCGAGGTGCGCGCGCTGGCGCAACGCTCGGCAGACGCCGCCAAGGACGTGAAGACCCGCATTCTCGCCTCCTCCGATCAGGTCGGCATCGGGGTCGAACTGGTCAACGAAGCCGGCAAGGCGCTGGAGCGGATTATCGTCCGCATCGGCGAGATCAGCGAACTGGTCTCGCGCATCGCCACCTCCGCCGGTCAGCAGTCGGTCGGGCTGCAACAGGTCAACACCGCGGTATCGGAGATGGATGCCGTGACGCAGCGCAACGCCGCGATGGTCGAACAGGCCACCGCCGCCGCCCGCACCCTCGCTGCCGAGGCCGAGACGCTGTCTCGCGAGGTAGCCCGCTTCCGGCTCGATACCGCGCCCGGCAACGCCGTCCACCGCCTGCAGGCGCGGCTGGTCACGGGCTGA
- a CDS encoding alpha/beta hydrolase family protein, whose translation MIKRRWLIGGGAIVALAAIWWLVPIAYMLWMVYWHGPPALERLPVSKPAASLHYGPAAQQVEELRLPAGAGPFPVAVVIHGGCWDASIGGTARSIAPLADALTRRGLATLNVDYRQLGQAGGGWPGTFRDAGAAIDSLRPLARRYPIDLKRVIVVGHSAGALLATWSAIRPSLSSSSDIYAPDPVRPAAVVAIDGPGSLAEFIGKDKEICDKSVIVPLMGGTPARVPQRYRDASAQDHLPLGVPQYIAQGAFADLMQGYVARARRAGDPVDVYRTKRPSHFRIINPTEPEGAGTVALILRGAAASERQARAVGAVSP comes from the coding sequence ATGATCAAGAGGCGGTGGCTTATCGGCGGGGGCGCGATAGTGGCGCTGGCGGCGATATGGTGGTTGGTGCCGATCGCTTACATGCTCTGGATGGTCTATTGGCATGGTCCGCCGGCACTTGAACGGCTGCCCGTCAGCAAGCCTGCCGCAAGTTTGCATTATGGCCCTGCCGCGCAACAGGTAGAGGAGTTGAGGTTGCCCGCCGGAGCCGGTCCGTTCCCGGTCGCCGTCGTCATCCACGGTGGATGCTGGGACGCGTCGATCGGCGGCACCGCGCGCAGCATCGCGCCGCTGGCAGACGCCTTGACCCGTCGGGGGCTTGCGACGTTGAACGTCGACTATCGCCAGCTGGGACAAGCAGGCGGCGGCTGGCCGGGTACCTTCCGCGATGCCGGCGCCGCAATCGACTCGCTTCGCCCGCTGGCACGCCGGTATCCGATCGACCTGAAGCGCGTGATCGTGGTCGGCCATTCGGCGGGCGCGCTGCTCGCGACGTGGAGCGCGATCCGGCCGTCGCTGTCGTCCAGCAGCGATATCTATGCACCCGATCCGGTAAGGCCCGCCGCGGTGGTGGCGATCGACGGACCCGGCAGTCTGGCCGAGTTCATCGGCAAGGATAAGGAGATCTGCGACAAGTCGGTGATCGTGCCGTTGATGGGCGGGACGCCGGCACGCGTGCCGCAGCGATATCGCGACGCCTCCGCGCAGGATCATCTGCCACTAGGCGTGCCGCAATATATCGCCCAAGGGGCCTTTGCGGACCTGATGCAAGGCTATGTCGCACGCGCTCGCCGCGCCGGCGATCCGGTGGACGTGTATCGCACGAAGCGCCCGTCGCATTTCCGCATCATCAATCCGACCGAACCGGAAGGGGCCGGGACGGTCGCCCTGATCCTGCGCGGCGCGGCGGCATCGGAGCGGCAAGCGCGCGCGGTCGGCGCCGTCAGCCCGTGA
- a CDS encoding ATP-binding protein, which produces MTDPLIRIAAALERLAPPPPAAADPLAHPAYVWRDAVLTAARDFAPLPLPLLHGVDAQKKALFDNLTRLAAGHAAQDALLWGARGTGKSALVKAAVGAVQSSGGALALIEVAADRLDTLPRLFDAVAGRARAYAIFLDDLGFDAAAEARVLRSLLEGGAEARPANARLIVTSNRRHLVTRDIAEQGSAINPRDSVDDQLALADRFGLSLGFHVVDQDAYLAIVRGYAERHALPFDTGDAVQWATRRGSRSGRVAWQYVVELAGREGKALK; this is translated from the coding sequence ATGACCGACCCGCTGATCCGGATCGCCGCCGCGCTGGAGCGGCTGGCCCCGCCGCCGCCCGCCGCCGCAGACCCGCTGGCGCATCCGGCCTATGTGTGGCGCGACGCGGTGCTGACCGCGGCGCGCGACTTCGCGCCGCTGCCGCTGCCGCTGCTCCACGGCGTGGACGCGCAGAAGAAGGCGCTGTTCGACAATCTGACGCGACTGGCGGCCGGGCATGCGGCGCAGGATGCGTTGCTGTGGGGCGCGCGCGGGACCGGCAAGTCGGCGCTGGTGAAGGCGGCGGTGGGCGCCGTGCAGTCCTCGGGCGGCGCGCTGGCGCTGATCGAGGTGGCGGCAGACCGGCTGGATACGCTGCCGCGGTTGTTCGACGCGGTGGCGGGGCGCGCGCGCGCCTATGCGATCTTTCTCGACGACCTCGGGTTCGATGCGGCGGCGGAGGCGCGGGTGCTGCGCTCGTTGCTGGAGGGCGGGGCGGAGGCGCGGCCGGCGAACGCGCGCCTGATCGTCACCTCGAACCGCCGGCATCTGGTGACGCGCGACATCGCCGAGCAGGGCAGCGCGATCAACCCGCGCGATTCGGTGGACGATCAGCTGGCGCTGGCGGATCGCTTCGGGCTGAGCCTGGGGTTCCACGTCGTGGATCAGGACGCGTATCTCGCGATCGTGCGCGGCTATGCCGAGCGGCACGCGCTGCCGTTCGATACCGGCGATGCGGTGCAATGGGCGACGCGGCGCGGGAGCCGGTCGGGACGGGTGGCGTGGCAATATGTCGTCGAGCTGGCCGGGCGCGAGGGGAAGGCGCTCAAGTAA
- a CDS encoding mannose-1-phosphate guanylyltransferase/mannose-6-phosphate isomerase, producing the protein MTEIVPVILSGGSGTRLWPMSRPEKPKQMLALTASDTMLQLTAARAHGDAFAAPIVVANAAHADAVEEQLGAIGAQPSALILEPAGRNTAPAIALAALSAGADQAMLVMPSDHVIADRDAFHAAIHAALPLVEQGWLITFGITPDAPETGYGYIKVGDELAPGIHRVARFVEKPKRDVAEAMIASGDHAWNGGIFLFRADAYLGALERFAPAILAAARSACAGARREGVRVYPDAAAFAASPSDSIDYAVMEKADRVAVVPVTMGWSDVGSWDALHAISDRDDRDNVVSGDVVMLDSRNCLVRSDGARVAMVGVEDLIVVASGNDILILPRGRSQDVKLLLDAMKN; encoded by the coding sequence TTGACCGAAATCGTGCCGGTAATCCTTTCCGGCGGGTCGGGGACCCGCTTGTGGCCAATGTCGCGCCCGGAGAAGCCGAAGCAGATGCTCGCGCTGACCGCGAGCGATACGATGCTGCAATTGACTGCGGCACGCGCGCACGGCGATGCCTTCGCCGCGCCGATCGTCGTCGCCAATGCCGCCCACGCGGATGCCGTCGAGGAACAGCTCGGCGCGATCGGCGCGCAGCCTAGCGCGCTGATCCTCGAACCTGCCGGCCGCAACACCGCGCCCGCCATCGCGCTCGCCGCGCTCAGCGCCGGCGCTGACCAGGCGATGCTCGTCATGCCGTCGGACCATGTCATCGCGGACCGGGACGCCTTCCACGCCGCGATCCATGCCGCGCTGCCGCTGGTGGAACAGGGCTGGCTCATCACTTTCGGGATCACTCCCGACGCGCCGGAAACCGGCTATGGCTATATCAAGGTCGGCGACGAACTGGCGCCCGGCATCCACCGCGTCGCGCGCTTCGTCGAGAAGCCGAAGCGTGACGTCGCAGAGGCGATGATCGCCTCGGGCGACCATGCCTGGAACGGCGGCATCTTCCTCTTCCGCGCCGACGCCTACCTCGGTGCGCTGGAACGCTTCGCACCCGCGATCCTCGCCGCCGCGCGCAGCGCCTGTGCCGGCGCGCGACGCGAGGGCGTGCGCGTCTATCCCGACGCTGCCGCCTTCGCCGCCTCCCCCTCCGACTCGATCGACTATGCCGTTATGGAGAAGGCCGATCGCGTTGCGGTGGTGCCGGTCACGATGGGGTGGAGCGACGTCGGCAGCTGGGACGCGCTCCACGCGATCAGCGACCGCGACGATCGCGACAATGTCGTCTCCGGCGACGTGGTGATGCTCGACAGCCGCAACTGCCTGGTGCGCAGCGACGGAGCGCGGGTCGCGATGGTCGGGGTCGAGGACCTGATCGTCGTCGCCAGCGGCAACGACATCCTGATCCTTCCGCGCGGTCGAAGCCAGGACGTGAAGCTCCTGCTGGACGCGATGAAGAACTGA
- a CDS encoding DUF3429 domain-containing protein: MRSGGMEQRNRLSATRIPIDSIVFGYGPMLPLVAAGVGAWVLPPGWGMLAIRLAIVWGALILSFIGGVRRGFGFATPRASTAVEIVAAVGYVTIAGLALLVPYATTALALLAVGYALAALLDRRAALAGNAPAHFARLRPPQLLLGCAGLAAAWTWLMSG; encoded by the coding sequence GTGCGTTCGGGCGGGATGGAGCAGCGCAACCGCCTTTCCGCCACTCGAATCCCGATCGACAGCATCGTCTTCGGCTATGGTCCGATGCTCCCGCTCGTCGCGGCCGGCGTCGGTGCGTGGGTGCTGCCGCCCGGCTGGGGGATGCTGGCGATACGACTGGCGATCGTCTGGGGCGCGCTGATCCTGTCGTTCATCGGCGGCGTGCGGCGCGGCTTCGGCTTCGCGACGCCGCGCGCGTCGACCGCGGTCGAGATCGTGGCGGCGGTCGGCTATGTCACGATCGCGGGATTGGCGTTGTTGGTACCCTATGCGACGACCGCGCTGGCGTTGCTGGCGGTGGGCTATGCGCTGGCGGCGTTGCTCGACCGGCGCGCGGCACTGGCGGGGAATGCGCCGGCGCATTTCGCGAGGCTGCGTCCGCCGCAGCTACTGCTCGGGTGCGCGGGGCTGGCGGCGGCGTGGACGTGGCTGATGAGCGGGTGA
- a CDS encoding Uma2 family endonuclease, whose translation MRHDPLYQPITVEQFLDIDFGTDRKFELVDGVIRMMTGGTPAHSRVATNLVSFLHQRLRGTGCRAYNSDMGVRLSDQSLRYPDVSVFCGNPATPEREEQRAFVDPVVIFEVLSASTAKIDEGTKLEGYRELRSVDTIVFVDPENELTRIVQRLGPTSWRDDLFAQPHDVPLPALNLTIPHTEIFARD comes from the coding sequence ATGCGACACGATCCGCTTTACCAGCCCATCACCGTTGAACAGTTCCTGGACATCGACTTCGGGACCGATCGCAAGTTCGAGCTGGTCGACGGCGTGATCCGGATGATGACCGGCGGGACGCCGGCGCATTCGCGCGTGGCGACCAACCTTGTCTCGTTCCTGCACCAGCGCCTGCGGGGCACCGGGTGCCGCGCGTATAATTCGGACATGGGCGTACGCCTGTCGGACCAGTCGCTGCGCTATCCCGACGTGAGCGTGTTCTGCGGCAATCCCGCCACCCCCGAACGCGAGGAACAACGTGCCTTCGTCGATCCGGTCGTGATCTTCGAGGTGCTGTCCGCCTCCACCGCGAAGATCGACGAGGGCACGAAGCTGGAGGGGTATCGGGAGCTCCGCTCGGTGGACACGATCGTGTTCGTCGATCCGGAGAACGAGCTGACCCGCATCGTCCAGCGGCTGGGCCCGACATCGTGGCGCGACGACCTGTTCGCGCAGCCGCACGACGTGCCGCTGCCGGCGCTGAACCTGACGATCCCGCATACCGAGATCTTCGCGCGCGACTGA
- the groL gene encoding chaperonin GroEL (60 kDa chaperone family; promotes refolding of misfolded polypeptides especially under stressful conditions; forms two stacked rings of heptamers to form a barrel-shaped 14mer; ends can be capped by GroES; misfolded proteins enter the barrel where they are refolded when GroES binds) — protein MAAKDVKFGRDARERILRGVDILADAVKVTLGPKGRNVVIDKSFGAPRITKDGVTVAKEIELKDKFENMGAQMVREVASKTNDIAGDGTTTATVLAQAIVREGMKSVAAGMNPMDLKRGIDIAVIKVVEDIKARSKPVSGSAEVAQVGIISANGDREVGEKIAEAMERVGKEGVITVEEAKGLDFELDVVEGMQFDRGYLSPYFITNPEKMSVELNDPYILIHEKKLSNLQAMLPILEAVVQSGRPLLIIAEDIEGEALATLVVNKLRGGLKVAAVKAPGFGDRRKAMLEDIAVLTKGEVISEDLGIKLETVTLGMLGTAKRVSIDKDNTTIVDGAGEADAIKGRTEAIRQQIEVTTSDYDREKLQERLAKLAGGVAVIKVGGSTEVEVKERKDRVDDALHATRAAVEEGIVPGGGTALLYATKAIEGLTGANEDQTRGIDIVRKSLTALVRQIASNAGHDGAVVSGKLLDGNDTTMGFNAATDTYENLVAAGVIDPTKVVRTALQNAASVAGLLITTEATVSELPEDKGPAMPAGGGMGGMGGMDF, from the coding sequence ATGGCAGCCAAGGACGTGAAATTCGGCCGCGACGCGCGCGAGCGCATTCTGCGCGGCGTCGACATCCTCGCCGATGCAGTCAAGGTCACGCTGGGGCCGAAGGGCCGCAACGTCGTGATCGACAAGAGCTTCGGCGCACCGCGCATCACCAAGGACGGCGTCACCGTCGCCAAGGAGATCGAGCTCAAGGACAAGTTCGAGAACATGGGCGCGCAGATGGTGCGCGAAGTGGCCTCGAAGACCAACGACATCGCCGGCGACGGCACGACCACCGCGACCGTCCTGGCGCAGGCGATCGTGCGCGAGGGCATGAAGTCGGTTGCGGCCGGCATGAACCCGATGGACCTGAAGCGCGGCATCGACATCGCGGTCATCAAGGTCGTCGAGGACATCAAGGCGCGTTCGAAGCCGGTCTCGGGTTCGGCGGAAGTCGCGCAGGTCGGCATCATCTCGGCCAACGGCGACCGTGAAGTCGGCGAGAAGATCGCGGAAGCGATGGAGCGGGTCGGCAAGGAAGGCGTGATCACCGTCGAGGAAGCGAAGGGTCTCGATTTCGAGCTCGACGTCGTCGAGGGCATGCAGTTCGACCGCGGTTACCTGTCGCCGTACTTCATCACCAACCCGGAGAAGATGTCGGTCGAACTGAACGACCCGTACATCCTGATCCACGAGAAGAAGCTCAGCAACCTGCAGGCGATGCTCCCGATCCTGGAAGCCGTCGTGCAGTCGGGTCGTCCGCTGCTGATCATCGCCGAGGACATCGAGGGCGAGGCGCTGGCCACGCTGGTGGTCAACAAGCTGCGCGGCGGCCTGAAGGTCGCAGCGGTCAAGGCACCGGGCTTCGGCGATCGCCGCAAGGCGATGCTCGAGGACATCGCCGTCCTGACCAAGGGCGAGGTGATCTCGGAGGATCTCGGCATCAAGCTCGAGACCGTGACGCTGGGCATGCTGGGCACCGCCAAGCGCGTGTCGATCGACAAGGACAACACCACCATCGTCGACGGTGCTGGTGAGGCCGATGCGATCAAGGGCCGCACCGAGGCGATCCGTCAGCAGATCGAGGTGACCACCTCCGACTACGACCGCGAGAAGCTCCAGGAGCGTCTCGCCAAGCTGGCCGGCGGCGTCGCGGTGATCAAGGTCGGCGGTTCGACCGAGGTCGAGGTGAAGGAGCGCAAGGATCGCGTCGACGACGCGCTGCATGCGACCCGCGCCGCCGTGGAAGAGGGCATCGTCCCGGGCGGCGGCACCGCGCTGCTGTACGCGACGAAGGCGATCGAGGGGCTCACGGGCGCCAACGAGGACCAGACCCGCGGCATCGACATCGTCCGCAAGTCGTTGACGGCGCTGGTTCGCCAGATCGCCAGCAACGCGGGCCACGATGGCGCCGTCGTCTCGGGCAAGCTGCTCGACGGCAACGACACCACGATGGGCTTCAACGCCGCGACTGACACGTACGAGAACCTGGTTGCGGCCGGCGTGATCGATCCGACCAAGGTGGTGCGCACTGCGCTGCAGAACGCCGCGAGCGTTGCGGGCCTGCTGATCACCACCGAGGCGACCGTGTCCGAACTGCCCGAGGACAAGGGCCCGGCCATGCCCGCCGGCGGCGGCATGGGCGGCATGGGTGGCATGGACTTCTGA
- the groES gene encoding co-chaperone GroES, with product MNFRPLHDRVLVRRVEAEEKTAGGIIIPDTAKEKPQEGEVVAAGAGAKNDKGEVSPLDVKAGDRILFGKWSGTEVKVNGEDLLIMKESDILGIVA from the coding sequence ATGAACTTTCGTCCGTTGCACGACCGCGTTCTCGTTCGCCGCGTTGAGGCAGAAGAGAAGACGGCCGGCGGGATCATCATCCCCGACACTGCCAAGGAAAAGCCGCAGGAGGGCGAGGTCGTCGCCGCCGGCGCCGGCGCCAAGAACGACAAGGGCGAGGTTTCCCCGCTCGACGTCAAGGCCGGGGATCGCATCCTGTTCGGCAAGTGGTCCGGCACCGAGGTCAAGGTCAACGGTGAAGACCTGCTCATCATGAAGGAATCGGACATTCTCGGCATCGTCGCCTGA
- a CDS encoding MATE family efflux transporter, whose translation MVNGGAIVGARHERHATPASIRGDRGRLSPSFATRYGTAMHGPATLAPLTQAPPPTWGAELRALAALAGPLIGANLLQMAVFAVDVVFVARLGPVEFAAATLGVFVFNILAFGLIGLVGAAEPLIAASLGRRVGAVRQVRRSFRMAMWLAALGSVLVIVVLNCAAPLLRLAGQDAAVAARAGAFCRILSLAVVPAVMGALIRLTAAALGRPGWALVVTAVALGVAILANWCLVFGHGGFPALGLEGAALASVLTSIATCAAYVVILLTDRKLRRFRLLGKWWRAEWSRMAEIARLGAPIALGWMAEGGLFGGAGLLMGLISVTAIDAHAVALNIAAIAFQIPFGLAQAGTIRVGFAYGAGDRAWIGRAGNVAVLCGIAVMVLSATVFWAVPHWLVRLYVDPARETAVATMAVQLLGIAAIFQLVDGAQAVAAGVLRGVQDTRVPMLIQVSGYWGAGFGTAILLGFGFGWGAAGIWWGLAVGLGVVSALLLWRWSARERIGLTPRTD comes from the coding sequence GTGGTAAATGGTGGCGCGATCGTCGGGGCACGCCACGAACGACACGCCACGCCCGCCTCGATCCGAGGTGACCGCGGGCGGCTTTCGCCGTCGTTCGCGACCCGCTACGGCACGGCGATGCACGGTCCCGCCACCCTCGCGCCGCTGACGCAGGCGCCGCCGCCGACATGGGGAGCGGAGTTGCGCGCGCTGGCGGCGCTGGCCGGGCCGCTGATCGGCGCCAACCTGCTGCAGATGGCCGTGTTCGCGGTCGACGTGGTGTTCGTCGCGCGGCTGGGGCCGGTCGAGTTCGCGGCGGCGACGCTGGGCGTGTTCGTCTTCAACATCCTCGCGTTCGGGCTGATCGGACTGGTCGGCGCGGCCGAGCCGTTGATCGCCGCCTCGCTGGGGCGGCGGGTCGGGGCGGTGCGTCAGGTCCGGCGCTCGTTCCGGATGGCGATGTGGCTGGCAGCGCTGGGATCGGTGCTGGTGATCGTGGTGCTGAATTGTGCGGCCCCGCTGCTGCGGCTGGCGGGGCAGGACGCGGCGGTGGCGGCGCGGGCCGGTGCGTTCTGCCGCATCCTGTCGCTGGCGGTGGTGCCGGCGGTGATGGGGGCGCTGATCCGGTTGACGGCCGCGGCGCTGGGGCGGCCGGGCTGGGCGCTGGTGGTGACCGCTGTCGCGCTGGGGGTCGCGATCCTCGCCAATTGGTGCCTCGTCTTCGGGCATGGCGGTTTCCCCGCGCTGGGGCTGGAGGGCGCGGCGCTGGCCAGCGTGCTGACGTCGATCGCCACCTGTGCGGCCTATGTCGTGATCCTGCTGACCGACCGGAAGCTGCGGCGGTTCCGGCTGCTGGGCAAATGGTGGCGCGCGGAATGGTCGCGGATGGCGGAGATCGCGCGGCTGGGTGCGCCGATCGCGCTCGGCTGGATGGCGGAGGGCGGATTGTTCGGCGGTGCGGGGCTGCTGATGGGGCTGATCTCCGTCACCGCGATCGATGCGCATGCGGTGGCGCTCAACATCGCGGCGATCGCGTTCCAGATCCCGTTCGGGCTGGCGCAGGCCGGCACGATCCGCGTCGGCTTCGCATATGGTGCCGGCGACCGGGCGTGGATCGGGCGCGCCGGCAATGTCGCGGTGCTGTGCGGGATCGCGGTGATGGTGTTGAGCGCGACGGTGTTCTGGGCGGTGCCGCACTGGCTGGTGCGCCTGTACGTCGATCCGGCGCGCGAGACCGCGGTGGCGACGATGGCGGTGCAACTGCTGGGGATCGCCGCGATCTTCCAGCTGGTCGACGGCGCGCAGGCGGTGGCCGCCGGCGTGTTGCGCGGCGTGCAGGACACGCGCGTGCCGATGCTGATCCAGGTTTCGGGGTATTGGGGCGCGGGGTTCGGAACCGCGATTTTGCTCGGCTTCGGGTTCGGCTGGGGTGCGGCTGGGATCTGGTGGGGGCTGGCCGTGGGACTGGGCGTGGTCTCCGCGCTGCTGCTGTGGCGGTGGTCGGCACGCGAGCGCATCGGTCTGACGCCACGCACGGACTGA